In Camelina sativa cultivar DH55 chromosome 16, Cs, whole genome shotgun sequence, a single window of DNA contains:
- the LOC104751968 gene encoding uncharacterized protein LOC104751968 → MMMNKVVLGSILFFMLVSSVLVVEARPLGLTKAEEKLVAKFFDGLSLGAIKGSGPSSGGEGHHFVDRSETLGYGKHSGPSTSGPGH, encoded by the coding sequence atgatgatgaacaaagttGTATTGGGTTCGATCCTGTTTTTCATGTTGGTCAGTTCGGTTCTTGTGGTTGAGGCTCGTCCTTTGGGTTTAACGAAGGCTGAAGAGAAGCTCGTGGCTAAGTTCTTTGATGGTTTGTCACTTGGGGCGATCAAGGGCTCGGGTCCTAGCTCTGGTGGTGAGGGTCATCATTTTGTCGACCGGAGTGAGACGCTTGGGTATGGTAAACACTCCGGTCCCAGCACGAGCGGACCCGGCCACTAA
- the LOC104751967 gene encoding COBW domain-containing protein 1-like encodes MEDDEEPPMAIQIQPDVSVGKNLSSSDAVSVGVSVITGYLGAGKSTLVNYILNGKHGKRIAVILNEFGEEIGVERAMINDGDEGAIVEEWVELANGCVCCTVKHSLVQALEQLVQRKDRLDHILLETTGLANPAPLASILWLDEQLESEVKLDCIVTVVDAKNLRFQLNERRDTSSFPEAFNQVAFADTIIMNKVDLISQEESDELEKEIHSINSLANVIRSVRCQVDLSNVLNCQAYDSTHISRLESLLEANKSLTTTDLHDSGVRTLCISEPLPINLDKVRLWLEEILWDKKLEMDIYRCKAVLSIQNSDQLHILQAVREIYEIVPARKWSEEESRTNKIVFIGHKLDEEILRSGLRDCRP; translated from the exons ATGGAAGATGATGAGGAGCCACCGATGGCTATTCAAATCCAACCGGATGTTTCTGTCGGAAAGAATCTCTCGTCAAGCGACGCTGTTTCAGTTGGTGTCAGCGTCATCACTGGCTATCTCGGCGCGGGAAAATCCACC CTTGTGAATTATATACTGAATGGGAAACATGGGAAGAGAATCGCTGTGATATTGAATGAGTTTGGGGAAGAGATTGGTGTTGAGAGGGCTATGATTAACGATGGAGATGAAGGTGCCATTGTTGAGGAATGGGTTGAGCTTGCTAATGGATGTGTTTGCTGTACTGTTAAGCATAGCCTTGTTCAAGCTCTCGAGCAGCTTGTTCAGAGAAAAGacag ACTTGATCATATATTGCTGGAGACTACAGGTTTAGCAAATCCGGCTCCACTGGCTTCTATCCTTTGGTTGGATGAACAGTTAGAATCAGAAGTCAAGCTTGACTGCATTGTTACT GTTGTGGATGCAAAAAATCTTCGTTTTCAGCTCAATGAGCGCCGTGACACATCCTCGTTTCCCGAGGCTTTTAATCAAGTAGCATTTGCG GACACAATAATAATGAACAAGGTGGACTTGATTTCTCAAGAGGAATCTGATGAATTAGAAAAGGAGATTCATTCCATCAACTCGCTCGCCAATGTCATCCGATCTGTTAGGTGCCAAGTTGATTTGTCCAATGTATTAAACTGCCAGGCATATGATTCAACT CATATTAGTCGTCTGGAATCACTGCTGGAAGCAAATAAATCATTAACGACGACAGATCTTCACGATAGTGGAGTAAGGACTCTATGCATCAGCGAACCGCTACCTATAAACCTCGATAAG GTTCGTTTATGGCTGGAGGAAATTCTGTGGGATAAAAAGTTGGAGATGGATATATACCGTTGCAAGGCTGTGTTGAGCATTCAAAACTCAGATCAGCTGCATATATTGCAG GCTGTTAGAGAGATATATGAGATTGTGCCAGCGCGAAAATGGAGCGAGGAAGAGAGCCGGACgaacaaaatagtatttatag GACACAAACTGGATGAAGAAATTCTTAGAAGCGGATTAAGAGATTGCAGACCCTAA
- the LOC104753942 gene encoding UDP-glycosyltransferase 84B1-like: MGSCAGQETHVLMVTLAFQGHINPVLKLAKQLSSLSKNLHFTLATIEPARDRLSATAAAEKSSVDLVFFSDGLPKDDPRATATLLKSLNEVGAKNLSKIIGEKRYSCIISGPFTPWVPAVAAAHDIPCAILWIQACGAYSVYYRYYMKTXXXXXXXGVRMRXELPALPSLQVRDLPTCILPSDGAHFNQLMAEFADCLRYVKWVLVNSFYELESEIIESMSDLKPVIPIGPLVSPFLLGADEDETLDGKNLDLWKSDGCCMEWLDKQARSSVVYISFGSVLESSENQVETIAKALKNREVRFLWVIRPKEKAQNVHVLQEMVKEGQGVVTDWCQQERILSHDAIFCFVTHCGWNSTIETVVAGVPVVAYPNWTDQPIDARLLVDVFGIGVRMRNDTVDGELKVEEVERCIEAVTEGPDAADMRRRVAELKDVARSALAPGGSSVRNLESFISDITST, translated from the exons atgggAAGTTGTGCGGGTCAAGAAACACATGTCCTAATGGTTACACTAGCCTTCCAAGGTCACATTAATCCTGTGCTCAAACTCGCCAAACAGCTCTCATCATTATCAAAGAACCTGCACTTCACTCTCGCCACTATTGAGCCAGCCCGTGACCGCCTCTCAGCCACCGCCGCGGCAGAAAAATCGTCGGTGGACCTTGTGTTCTTCTCCGATGGTCTGCCTAAAGACGATCCAAGAGCCACCGCCACGCTCCTGAAGTCACTCAATGAAGTCGGAGCCAAGAACTTGTCTAAAATCATTGGAGAAAAGAGATACTCTTGTATCATCTCTGGGCCTTTTACTCCATGGGTTCCAGCTGTTGCGGCTGCTCATGACATCCCTTGTGCGATCCTATGGATCCAAGCTTGTGGAGCTTACTCGGTTTATTACCGTTACTACATGAAGACNNNNNNNNNNNNNNNNNNNN TCGGAGTAAGGATGAGGNTGGAGTTACCAGCTTTACCATCGCTGCAAGTTCGAGATCTTCCAACGTGTATCTTACCTTCTGATGGTGCTCACTTCAATCAGCTAATGGCGGAATTCGCTGATTGCTTGAGGTATGTGAAATGGGTTTTGGTTAATTCCTTCTATGAACTCGAATCAGAGATAATCGAATCGATGTCGGATTTGAAACCTGTAATCCCAATTGGTCCTCTTGTTTCTCCATTTCTGTTGGGAGCTGATGAGGACGAAACCCTAGATGGCAAAAACCTAGATTTGTGGAAATCTGATGGTTGTTGTATGGAGTGGCTTGACAAGCAAGCTAGGTCGTCGGTTGTGTACATATCTTTCGGAAGCGTACTCGAATCATCGGAGAATCAGGTCGAGACCATAGCCAAGGCCCTGAAGAACAGAGAAGTTCGATTTCTCTGGGTGATAAGACCAAAGGAGAAAGCCCAAAACGTCCACGTTTTGCAGGAGATGGTGAAAGAAGGACAAGGCGTCGTTACTGATTGGTGTCAACAAGAGAGGATATTGAGCCACGATGCAATCTTTTGCTTCGTCACGcactgtggatggaactcaaCGATCGAGACGGTGGTGGCTGGTGTTCCGGTGGTGGCGTACCCAAACTGGACTGATCAGCCCATTGACGCGCGGTTGCTGGTTGATGTGTTTGGAATCGGAGTAAGGATGAGGAATGACACTGTCGATGGTGAGCTCAAGGTCGAGGAGGTAGAAAGATGCATTGAGGCCGTGACAGAGGGACCTGATGCCGCGGATATGAGGAGGAGAGTGGCGGAGTTGAAGGATGTCGCGAGATCAGCATTAGCACCTGGCGGATCTTCGGTTCGGAATTTGGAGTCGTTCATTAGTGATATCACATCCACCTGA
- the LOC104751966 gene encoding UDP-glycosyltransferase 84B1-like, whose translation MGSCELQETHVLMVTLAFQGHINPMLKLAKQLSSLSKNLHITLATIEPARDRLSAAAAADKSSVDLVFFSDGLPKDDPRAPAALLKSLNEVGPKNLSKIIEEKRYSCIISVPFTPWVPAVAAAHDIPCAILWIQACAVFSVYYRYYMKTDSFPDLEDLNQTVELPALPSLQVRDLPTFMLPSDGAHFNQLMADFADCLRYVKWVLVNSFYELESEIIESMSDLKPVIPIGPLVSPFLLGADEDETLDGKNLDLWKFDDCCMEWLDKQARASVVYISFGSMLESSEDQVETIAKALKNRGVRFLWVIRPKEKAQNVHVLQEMVKEGQGVVTDWCQQERILSHDAIFCFVTHCGWNSTIETVVAGVPVVAYPNWTDQPIDARLLVDVFGIGVRMRDDAVDGELKVEEVERCIEAVTEGPDAADMRRRVAELKDVARSALAPGGSSVRNLESFISDITTT comes from the coding sequence atgggaAGTTGTGAGCTTCAAGAAACACATGTCCTAATGGTTACACTAGCCTTTCAAGGCCACATCAATCCGATGCTCAAACTCGCCAAACAGCTCTCATCTTTATCAAAGAACCTACACATCACTCTCGCCACAATTGAGCCAGCCCGTGACCGCCTCTCAGCCGCCGCCGCGGCAGACAAATCGTCGGTGGACCTTGTGTTCTTCTCCGATGGTCTGCCTAAAGACGATCCAAGAGCCCCCGCCGCTCTCCTGAAGTCACTGAATGAAGTCGGGCCCAAGAACTTGTCCAAAATCATTGAAGAAAAGAGATACTCTTGTATCATCTCTGTGCCGTTTACTCCATGGGTTCCAGCAGTTGCAGCTGCTCATGACATCCCTTGTGCAATCCTATGGATCCAAGCTTGtgctgttttctcggtttattACCGTTACTACATGAAGACGGATTCTTTCCCCGATCTTGAAGATCTGAATCAAACAGTGGAGCTACCAGCTTTACCATCGCTGCAAGTTCGAGATCTTCCAACGTTTATGTTACCTTCTGATGGTGCTCACTTCAATCAGCTAATGGCGGATTTTGCAGATTGCTTGAGGTATGTGAAATGGGTTTTGGTTAATTCGTTCTATGAACTCGAATCAGAGATAATCGAATCGATGTCCGATTTGAAACCCGTAATCCCGATTGGTCCTCTTGTTTCTCCATTCCTGTTGGGAGCCGATGAGGACGAAACCCTAGATGGTAAAAACCTAGATTTGTGGAAATTTGATGATTGTTGTATGGAGTGGCTTGACAAGCAAGCTAGGGCTTCGGTTGTGTACATATCTTTTGGAAGTATGCTCGAATCATCGGAGGATCAGGTCGAGACCATAGCCAAGGCCCTGAAGAACAGAGGAGTTCGATTTCTCTGGGTGATAAGACCAAAGGAGAAAGCCCAAAACGTCCACGTTTTGCAGGAGATGGTGAAAGAAGGACAAGGCGTCGTTACTGATTGGTGTCAACAAGAGAGGATATTGAGCCACGATGCAATCTTTTGCTTCGTCACGcactgtggatggaactcaaCGATCGAGACGGTGGTGGCTGGTGTTCCGGTGGTGGCGTACCCAAACTGGACTGATCAGCCCATTGACGCGCGGTTGCTGGTTGATGTGTTTGGAATCGGAGTAAGGATGAGGGATGACGCTGTCGATGGTGAGCTCAAGGTCGAGGAGGTAGAAAGATGCATTGAGGCCGTGACAGAGGGACCTGATGCCGCGGATATGAGGAGGAGAGTGGCGGAGTTGAAGGATGTCGCGAGATCAGCATTAGCACCTGGCGGATCTTCGGTTCGGAATTTGGAGTCGTTCATCAGTGATATCACAACCACCTGA